TAAGCcacaatgtataaaaaataatacaagaaaacCTTAGGAATTATGAGGAAGAATTATTACCTATATATAGCGTTTTGTCGCTATTCttaagtttatattattttacaaatcttttTTCAGATGGATTAATGCACAGCAGCATTGGCAAAAACAGCCTCATAACCGCATATGTTCCGTTCTTACCTCTCGAAAGAGTGCACATAGAAAAATGCATCGTGGACGGACTATTTGCAAAGGggttttataaaaatgaatatcagGTAGACCAAGAAACAGTTGGGGCTATTGCAAATGAGCTTTTGTACTTTCCAAACGAATCACGTCTGTTTTCTACTACTGGTTGCAAACGTGTAATGGAGAAAATTGATTTAATAATGCAAGAAGATGTATAAGACTTCAAGTGGATGCAGATTGAAGCTTTCTGTATAAGGAATACACGCTTTGATTAACTTATCATAATGTAAAACGCACGTTGTAAAATATGCACGTGAAAACTTTATACTGACATTGCAATGGTAGAAGATATTTCGAAAGAAGAAACGTACAGCCTATTAATTGAAATAAGACGGTTCGTCataacttaaggtagttctgcacgtttgataaaccggaagtgatggcgtaacgtcatttatccggaaaacgtagaataaagcctggatttggcgtacggaaatgaaaatcagtttatgaattaatggcaacctgtgaaaaaaaaatatcaaattgtaacagttactatctttctaaagttaaaatatgatattaaaacatctgacacgtggaataattaaaaaaaatgttttaaaattagctTCAAATAGACAGTTCACTTTAAACATGGCTAAATATCTCAGAAATGAGGACAGgacctattcattttattttactatattatAGGCCATACGTTTATATACGACTGtgataagtttcattaaaatctacattgtggaaaattttctattcgcgaaaatattatgaaagttgCTGTTTTCCCAAAGACTCCCATTATGAAggttgcgtgaggtccaaatttttctaatcagtctagcaaaaaatcaagtacacgaccctattgtttttatttgctgaacattctgaagttttgaaaaatcagagtttaatcaaattctacattgtagaaaaaaaatcgatccaaatgtgcagaactaccttaacaagcTCTCTTCATCTTGTTTTAAAGATAGCAATTGGAAAATGCAATACCATTAGGTATTGACATATCACATTGAAACAACTACACTGGCCTGATACAAAgatattgatatatataaaattatttattttgaaaatgcataGTCTGACTTAAGTTCTTTGTTCTGCAACTTATGTAATGtgattattaataaaatgttacaTCTATCTGGTGTGATATTCAGGTGGTAGTAATCTTTCGAAATATACATTGCAGAATTAGCAAGTAACACATATGTTTGCTGAGAGTTTTTAGTCATATGGCATTGTTTTTGCCTGTTGTAATTACTACtgatcaaatactttttctgcatttgtttaaaatatctaGAAGTAAGTGTGAATTTTTCATATGCCGAAAATGATTTTGTTCAGAATGCGAGGGCTAAACGTCTACCAACAgtgcatatttgtttgtttgttttgggttcaacgccgttttttcaacagtatttcagttatgtaacggcgggcagttaacctaacaagtgttcctggattctgtaccagtacaaacctgatctccgcaagtaattgccaacttctccacatgaatcagaggtggatgccgaatgatttcaaacacaatctatcaaatcgtcacggagaacatacgcctcgccctgGAATCGAACTCAttaccccgtgatccgtagatctgcgctctccccaCAGAGCTAtataagcgggcgggcttccgTGCATATTTAAGACACTTGCACTAAACCCAATTTACTCAAGTAAACTCAATCTGAATCCTGTCAAGGTTATATCAACAAAACGGAAAAGTGGTCTACCGATGTTAGCTGTTATACATGATAATACTATGGTGACTGATTAAGAACATTTCGTCATGTTGCGTTGGCACATGAGCGGCTTTtgtagcacatttcgttgtgttCTCCTGGCGCCCGCGCCAACGCGCCATAatgaaattttgacatttttgtgtGTCGATGTGGCCTGTGCGTCAACGCTAGAGAACGAAACTAACAATGcaacaaaaacagaacatataacgcgacagaacgaaacatTTTACACTTGTGCGTGTGCATCATTAACAAAGATTTCGTTTTGACGTGTTTGCGCGCGCGCCAGGACGAAATGTATTTTTGCTATATTGCGCTCGTGCGCGCGTGGCTACGTAGCAAAATTCGTGGTGTCGTTATGGTGAACGTGCCAAAGTGAGacaaggaaacattttatttcgtcttGGTTTGtgcgccaacgcgccaacactaAACTAATGTTGATGGTGcacacgccaacacgaaatgaAATGTTTCGTTATTTATAAGATAACATGGCAAAAAATGTATGCCTATGTTTGTATAAATGTTGACCAAAATGGCTATTCACCACATTTCAATGTGCACAAAATTGCTTTTGCTGAATGAATTCCTCTAAAGTAAATACACTTCTACGACACTGTTTTTCTGTACTcttttcgttttttgttgttttttttctttttttgtttgtttttttttttttcgttataaGGAGATGTCTGGACCAGTTTCCCATTTACATTCAATCGACTCGGGAGAAAACATTTCAGCTTCCGATTGGTTCAGCCAAATCGGGATCCATTCTgggcagaaaaaaaataaacgcaattttgaatgttttaagtTTTGTCAACACCTTATTACCTTGCTGATATTTTTATTACACTAATTTAGTGCAAtttataggcataggaaatagagaacAATATAATTGCACCATTACTAATCGtacctgttctgtattacaaaagtgcttctattgtgacattttggtaaaagcaaaactgtattatcttcacaataaaatacttactggtatttcattttattatcagctaattaaaagttgattttttaCCGTAAGTAAGCTGACAAAATCGTACGATGCAGGCCTTGAatggtaaatcaaacacatatgaatcaATTCTAAATGTTTGTGTTGTGCAAAAAGGTATGTCGTTtagtcttaaaccgttttcattttttcactcaattgtgtaattgcaagagaagtaaactaatagatatttctgcttataagtactggcctaaggcaagagttgtcattctttgtgggtCACaactttattaaatattaaaactgttattgatattaacaaaattatcataaacttttcatttgtaaaatcatGTTTGCTTATTTCgaggacttagaaatcaatttctagaatttatttaatgtatttctatcgcTGAAAATGTTATGGTCTATCTCTACAATTTACAGTACAGTTACAATCACAAAATATCTAAACTAACGGAAGTGCACATATGCATTGAACGACAAATTGCCTTTCTGTTTCGTTTCCTTATACATCCTATCTCCAGTTATTATAGGGATTCTCCAATCAGATCAGGAATGATAAACGTACACGAATCATACACAGTTATATCGTTCCTAATATAtcgatataattatatatattacaagCGAATAAACTACAAAATTCCCAATGAATGAATGCCTGTTAAGTACAAATGTGTCTAGTATGCACACTTATtgaactgaaaaatatttatcaaagatTTGGTAGATTCTAATAcgatatataaaattttaaataattattttataaaatgtttactaAAACTATCGATTTCCGTTTTGTACGTTGTATAACAAGTCTAAACGCTTTTCCATGCACAAGTATATACTCCAAACTTCAAAGGCTAAAAAAGCTGATACAACTTACATTTTCGGAAAGTGTATTTATAACACGATAAAGTGAAACTAGGAATAAGTTAGCTCTTTAAGGAAGAGATttagaattttcaaaaaaaaatgtatttgaacgACCTGAACTTATTGTTATCAATAAATGTTTAAGCGTGGGATTTCTTATCGGGCGTTTAGTGTTTTAAAGCTGATAAAATATCATagcaaaatggctgaaatttgtATCTGTAATACACTCTGGACGCTAACCAGCTTCTGTATGGTGTTTTTATTGTATAAGTTTACATCAATATTTGTGTGCACACTCTCATCTGGATtacttcttgtatttttgtttatctttatATGTGATAACTCGAGCCATGACAACTATTGTTTAAGGCGTGGGCTTTTCGGTTCTTGTTTGGCTGCTGCGGGTGCGCTTGCTTTTGGTGCGATTGCAACAGGTTTACAATATGGATACACTACTTCAACATGTTATTTCAACGAGTGCTGTGATTATAATTGGATATCACCAAATATCACTGGTAACCATGTAATATTGATTAATTCTATGATGTTTTTGTTGTGGATAAATGTATACTcaacatcactaatctcgcgtcatcactaatttcgcggtatttgagttgcgccacctacgTGGTGTTTACCGGGGAAGTTCGTGACCTATTTTACTCATGCTGGCGAAAAATGTTCCTACCTGCAGTTAcattgctaaatatctgtcaatatttattaaaatcgtatttttcatatatctattgcaaaaatccatgaattaagcaaatatttgcaatgtttataagttcgtctaccagctgatcggcatttgtactcattaattatgcaaattaagtcccacctataggttagaggacacaaaattttaagtaacacccccagctacacaaaaatgaatgaaatatcggtatcaggcgaaacatcaaaacgtcttAACTCGACGGAGTTTAAGGGGGAGGAAGGGATGGGGGCCCCTGACCAtctcctcaaaatacacccatgatactgaacagtgatttttaacatgttagataactatcaaatagaaaatattaagtaatagtaCGATTCTTAGGCTCCGCTACATCATGACCACGCCCGCGACCTTGTGATTTACTTGCAAATTATCTGGTGTGTCCGCTGCCCAGAGGTGAATATTTTCGATAGTGCCAATGTAAACAGATAATATGAAACGTTTAAACTggcgtttaatgacttttgagtgttcctgttagtttgacttagatagcttttcaatgtttgaattatatttagtgttttttaatctatgatagtttgattgacacaattgttgacctataccgcgacattagtgatgtgacgtcacatgataacaatggctgactattgttgttcgaagtacaaatggatgtttcttgaatgatatcttattcattttcaaacagttattgatgcatatgacaagaaatattgtggtaaagacaagaactacactgttgtgttgtttcttgtttaatgtcgttACGTCGAATATCAAGTACCGCGACATTACAGATGAACGGTATACATCCATTTTAATGGGATGTGTTGGCTTTTGATTAAGATTGTCATAATAGTTCAAGTGCACCCAAAAGGCAATGAGCAATATATATGCAAAGCTAATAACATGTATTACTACTCATCAGTGAAATGTTGGACACGATATAAGTAAATTATACACATAATATGAAACAGGCTGAGCTAATACCAATCTCAACTGAGCCAATGTGAGAAAATCAGGGCCAATACGTGAAAACGGAGTCAATACGGGATTCAAGCATTTTAATTGGTTCTAATGAGAGTGCCAATACGGAGAATTTACTTCCgatagatttttaaatgacgccatttagTTTTGCATAAAATCTTGGTTTAACTTTTTACTAAAATAATTTGATCTAATATTGCATAAATGCCGTAAGGTGTTCTTGCGGCGGTATTCTAGCATAACTTATGATAAATAAAGTAACTTTATATTGGACTACTTATTTGTTCTCGGGCAATTGTATTGGCCCTCATACTTTTGCTCTGGCCAATACAAAGACaaatgtgtgttcgggtttaacgtatttttcaacattttttcagtcatatacacgacggtgtctacttgtagcagtgagcacaatgcccaactttatagtgctgcctcactggaatatcagttcacgccgtagacatgtgacatgataccccacccagtcacattatactgacactgtgCTGACCAGCCTTAGCACtattctcttaatgctgagtgccaagcgaggaggctactagtaccatttttacgtctttggtatgacgtggccagggaccgaacctacgacctcccgcACCCGAAGCgtgtgctctaccactaggctaccgaggcggtggtCCTCAGATACAATATCTTGGCAACTATGAAGTGATTTGATTAATACAAGTTTATTACTAATACATTTTGCAATATTAATGAGACGACATGACGGAACTACAAGAGTTGTTCGACGTCACAGTCTTAAATAAATGGTGAAAACTGAACAGTATGAAACACAGTTGGTCAATACGAAATAACTAGCCCAAAATATTAGTGTTCTCAATGTAGATGGGCTTTAATATGGGATAACGTGAAGTTATTACTCAGTAAGAGAAGTTCTGTCATATAGGCCTCGAATTTACTAAACGTTAGATCACTACAACAAATTTTGCGTAGAACCACAATCTCTTTTATTTCCATTATGAATAATTCCATTAAATAGTGATCTTGTAAATGTGGAAAAAAGAATTATGCATGTGGAGTCTGCAGCACATCTATTGCACCAGCCACCATACTAAAGCATATTGAGAACTATTATAATAGTTTAGTATACTTTGCTCTATTTGTCATTTCCCATCCTTATTTCAACTTCTGTAGCAAGAGTAAACCATAAAACTTCAAAAGCAATGGTTTAATTAGATTTCAATTTTAGGTCTAGCTTTGCAACTGAATAAGAAACTGTATGGTCAACATCTTGTTATTGGTCCTGTTGTGAAACACCTTAGAGGTCATGTTGAAGGTCATCCACAGAAGGCAACAGTGTTATCGTTACACGGACTTCCGGGAACCGGGAAAAACCTCTTGAGTAGAATGGTGGCAGAAAATATGTATGTCAAAGGAATGGACAGTAAATATGTTCACATTCTGTCAGCAACAAAAGACTTTCCTCATGAAAATATGCTTGAAGAATACAAAGTAGGTTTATATTAAAGCCTGGTAAACTCTTATAACATAcgtttaatattattattaaataacagTTTAAATATCAGCACGGCCGAATAGTATGATATTAAAAAGTAGCGTTCATTCACAATGTCGTGGCAAATTTTTGAGTTTCCATGTTTCTCAAGACATGTTGAAACAAGGATATATCTGAActgttatttcatttcaatataacaAGGATAATTTACACTGTTCATTTTTCTTTCAAAGTATTTTGAAGAGCTTCATCAGGATAGCTTGTGTAACACTGAGTCAGCTTTCTGAGTACATAATACGTTTGAATAACTATGACAAAGAAAATTGACTcaaattttcagtcataaaaaaaattatgtcgtATAAAGTACATATAACAGGACAAGATTAGACTAAATGTTCtatatattcacatataataAGGTGAATTCTCTGATATCATGACTAGTAATCTCTCGAAACGATTTAATTTTTTACAGGAAAAACTAAAACTAGAGATCGAAACAGCGGGTAAAGAG
This window of the Mercenaria mercenaria strain notata chromosome 5, MADL_Memer_1, whole genome shotgun sequence genome carries:
- the LOC123544545 gene encoding torsin-1A-like isoform X1, translated to MFKRGISYRAFSVLKLIKYHSKMAEICICNTLWTLTSFCMVFLLYKFTSIFVCTLSSGLLLVFLFIFICDNSSHDNYCLRRGLFGSCLAAAGALAFGAIATGLQYGYTTSTCYFNECCDYNWISPNITGLALQLNKKLYGQHLVIGPVVKHLRGHVEGHPQKATVLSLHGLPGTGKNLLSRMVAENMYVKGMDSKYVHILSATKDFPHENMLEEYKEKLKLEIETAGKECPRSLFIVDEMDKLLPGLIDTIRPYIDYYNHVDGIDYRQVLYFLLSNTGGDAIAEHVLLNSDQGKDRRKLSLKEMEEVVRMASFNDTNGLMHSSIVKNSLITAYVPFLPLERVHVERCIVDGLFAKGFYEYEYQVDQETVGAIANELLYFPNDTRLLSTTGCKRVMEKIDL